GTGCTCCTGACGCTCGGCGCGGGCTTCGCCACCTTCGCCGTGGTCTACGCCCTCTCGTCGGTGGTGATCCTTTACGGGCGGCGCCGCACCGCGCTCATGATCCTCGTCGGGTACCTCGTGGGGATGGGGGTGCGCGCGCTCCTCGGCGGCTACGTCGAGGACCCGGGCCCCGAGCTCTCGGTGATCGGCTACATCATCCCCGGCCTCATCGCCATCTGGCTCGACCGGCAAGGGGTCGTCGAGACGACCTCCACCCTGCTCACCGTCTCGGTGGTGGTGCGGCTGGTGCTGATCCTCGTCGTCGGGACGGACCTGCGCGGATGAAGAAGCTCTACTGGCGCCCGAGCAAGGTCTCGCGCACGGTGCTCGCGCTCGTCGCGCTGCTCTCGCTGGCGGGGATCGCCGCGGTGGAGCGGCTGCAGAAGCGCACCAAGCAGCCCTACCTGAAGGAGAAGCTCGCCGCGGCGCGCCTCGCGCAGCAGGCGCTAGCGGTGCTCAAGACGGAGCGCCTGCACCGCCAGCTTCCGGTGGACCGCGAGCTCGACCCGGCCGAGACGGGCCTCATCGGGCTCGCCATGTCGCCCATCACGAGCAACAGCGGACTTCTGGCCTCGAAGCAGACGTCGGCCAACCCCAACTGGGCGGCCGTGATCGTCCAGATGCTGAAGAAGGCCGGGGTGCGGGAGGGAGAGGCCATCGCCGTCGGCGCCTCCGGCTCGTTTCCCGCCCTGAACGTCGCCGTCTACGCCGCCGCGCAGGCGCTCAAGCTGAAGCCCGTGGTGGTGACGAGCGTCTCGGCCTCGCAGTTCGGGGCCAACATCCCCGGCTTCACCTGGCTCGACATGGAGCAGGTGCTCTTCGACCGCCACGTCTTCTCGTTCCGCTCCGTGGGCGCCTCGCTCGGGGGCGTAGAGGACCGGGGGCTCGGACTCTCGCGCGAGGGGCGCGCCGCGCTCGAGGAGGCGATCCAGCGCCACGGCACGACCCAGATCCGTCCCGCGAACTACCAGCAGAGCGTCGAGGAGCGGATGCGCCTCTACACCGAGCACGCCGGCGGCACGCCGATCCGCGCGTACATCAACATCGGCGGCGGCACGGCCTCGGTCGGCACCACGCTCGGAAAGAAGCTGTTTCGCCCGGGCCTGAATCGCACGCCGCCCACGGGAGCCGCGGGCCTCGATGCGGTGATGACGCGCTTCATCACCGACGGCATCCCGGTGATCCACATGGTGCAGATCGCGCGGCTGGCCAAGCGCTACGGCCTCCCCGACCAGCCCGCCACCATCCCCACCGTCGGTACGGGCGAGATCTTCTACCGCCAGGAATACAACGAGTGGCTCGCCGGGGCCGTCCTCGCCGCGCTGCTCGTGGTGCTCTACGCCTTCATCCGCTCCGACTGGGGGGTGCGCCTGCTCATGGCCACGCGCCGTGGCAAGGAGAGCGCTCAGCCCCCCCAGAGGATGGTGTAGCGGTCGCCCGTTGGGTGCCTCCTGGCCGGCCTGGGCCATCCGCACCCCCACAAGGCCCCTGCACCGCCTTTCCCTCGGCTGCCGCTCTCTCCCGGTCGAGCTCTTGACGTGCAGTCCTCCGTGATTACCGATGACACCAGAACACGTCGGGAGACGGCCTTCGCCGCCCCGCTGAATAGAAAACCAGAGGAGGTAAACCATGCTTACGCGATGGAGTGATGTCGACCGTGCCTTCTTGATGATGGACGAGCTTCAGCGCCGCATGAGTCGGATCTTCGAGGAGTACGACGGGGAGCGCTGGCCCGGCTCCGCACGGCTGACCACCGGCACCTGGCCCCTGGTGAACCTGTACGACGCGGGTGACGACCTGGTGATCACGGCCCAGGTGCCGGGCCTGTCCGAGAAGGACATCCAGCTCACCGCGAACCAGGATCAGCTCACGCTGAGTGGCGAGCGAAAGGTGGCCGCGCCCGAGGGCTACTCGGCGCACCGGCAGGAGCGTGGCAGCGTGAAGTTCTCTCGCAGCTTCACCTTCCCTTGCAAGGTGAACCCGGAGAAGACCGCTGCCACGGTCAAGGATGGCCTGCTGACGGTCAAGCTGGCCAAGGCTGCCGAGGCCAAGCCGCGGCAGATCTCCGTGAAGGCTGCGTAACGATCGCCAGAGGGCGAGACGAGAGGAGGTTTCCCATGTCAGACGCGCTCGAGAAGTATCAGGACAAGACTCCGGAACAGGTCCGGGAGCGGCCCTGGACGGCGCCCCGGGTGGATATCTACGAAAACGACGACGAGGTCCTGTTGCTGGCGGACGTCCCGGGGGTGCACCGGGACAACCTGAAGATCCACCTGGACAACGAGCAACTCACCCTCTCTGCACGTCTGGAGGAGACGCAGGGAGGCGAGGCCCTGCGACGGGAGTACCACGCCGTCGACTTCTGGCGGAGCTTCGTCGTGCCGGCCGGCATTGACGGCCGCAGGATCGCCGCGGACCTGAGGAACGGTGTGCTGAGCCTGCACCTACCGAAGTCCGAGGGGCTGAAGCCACGGCAGATTCAGGTGAAGGCCGCTAGCTAGCGGAGGGTGGCCACCTGGTCGGGGCGCGGGGTCCAGGTCGGGACCGCCGCCCCGACCCCTCGCTCTGCGTGTCCGTCGCATCGACGCGGCAACGGCGCACGCACTAGCAGAGGATCCGTCCCCGAGGCTCATACCGGTCAAGGCGCGCGGATGAGGAGACTACCGAGCGGCTAGCTATTCGGAGGTGCACCATGAGGAGACGGCTGTTCTTCGCCGGAGGTCTCTCCACAGGGCCGGCACTGCTCGCGCTGCTGGTGTGGTCAAACGCTTGCTCGCATCAACGAGCCGGTCTCGAGAGCGAGACCCGAACCCAGGTCCCGGATCTCTTCGTGCCCTACCCCGCGTTCGCCCAAACCCGGGGCCGCACGAACGTCTCCATCGCCGACATCGCCGAGCAGAGCCTGCCGGCGGTGGTCAATATCTCCTCGACGAAGGTCATCCGTCAGGACGGTGAGGAGATGCGCGCCCCGTTCTTCAACGACCCCTTCTTCCGTCGCTACTTCGGCGACGAGTTCT
This sequence is a window from Deltaproteobacteria bacterium. Protein-coding genes within it:
- the pgsC gene encoding poly-gamma-glutamate biosynthesis protein PgsC — translated: MELLPLAIGIGLAVSLLFSEFFGVTPGGMVVPGYIALHLTNPVSVLLTLGAGFATFAVVYALSSVVILYGRRRTALMILVGYLVGMGVRALLGGYVEDPGPELSVIGYIIPGLIAIWLDRQGVVETTSTLLTVSVVVRLVLILVVGTDLRG
- the pgsW gene encoding poly-gamma-glutamate system protein, which gives rise to MKKLYWRPSKVSRTVLALVALLSLAGIAAVERLQKRTKQPYLKEKLAAARLAQQALAVLKTERLHRQLPVDRELDPAETGLIGLAMSPITSNSGLLASKQTSANPNWAAVIVQMLKKAGVREGEAIAVGASGSFPALNVAVYAAAQALKLKPVVVTSVSASQFGANIPGFTWLDMEQVLFDRHVFSFRSVGASLGGVEDRGLGLSREGRAALEEAIQRHGTTQIRPANYQQSVEERMRLYTEHAGGTPIRAYINIGGGTASVGTTLGKKLFRPGLNRTPPTGAAGLDAVMTRFITDGIPVIHMVQIARLAKRYGLPDQPATIPTVGTGEIFYRQEYNEWLAGAVLAALLVVLYAFIRSDWGVRLLMATRRGKESAQPPQRMV
- a CDS encoding Hsp20/alpha crystallin family protein, with product MSDALEKYQDKTPEQVRERPWTAPRVDIYENDDEVLLLADVPGVHRDNLKIHLDNEQLTLSARLEETQGGEALRREYHAVDFWRSFVVPAGIDGRRIAADLRNGVLSLHLPKSEGLKPRQIQVKAAS
- a CDS encoding Hsp20/alpha crystallin family protein produces the protein MLTRWSDVDRAFLMMDELQRRMSRIFEEYDGERWPGSARLTTGTWPLVNLYDAGDDLVITAQVPGLSEKDIQLTANQDQLTLSGERKVAAPEGYSAHRQERGSVKFSRSFTFPCKVNPEKTAATVKDGLLTVKLAKAAEAKPRQISVKAA